In the Quercus lobata isolate SW786 chromosome 5, ValleyOak3.0 Primary Assembly, whole genome shotgun sequence genome, one interval contains:
- the LOC115990323 gene encoding putative disease resistance protein RGA3 has product MWVCVSEPFNDVRVAKAIIQEVGGLSPDNNTELETLLKSICNLIKGKKFFLVLDDVWTEDYIIWEPFKLALQYGAQGSRILVTTRKERVAEIMGSAYRINLEALSDEDCWLIFNKIAFLEKSLQQCKQLEDLGRELAKKCKGLPLAARTLGSLMRFKKSKEQWKNVLDSSLWKLEDVEKGLFAPLLLSYYELPFTMKRCFSYCAIFPKDYVIYTNDLVKLWTAQGYLDLEENMDMELEIIGEEYFENLAMRSFFQDFEKDERNDMIRSCKMHDIVHVFAQLIMKNECFSIEVNGDKEFGIDSFHKSTRHLSITPRGETQFPVAVYTAKNLRTLLPLKTSFSNINHVLPDLLQHLTCLRALNLSCSSIEKLPDGVEKLIHLRFIDISYNSKLKVLPESIYNLCNLQTLNVSRCHGIEKLPQGMSKLIKLRHLVLHGINFTKPFPTGIGKLSSLRTLEQFVVSGRGDIGGCKLEELKLLNYLQGALVIKGLGNVIDVVEAENAHLKEKIHLCRVRLNFDGTSEESRRMENNVLILNVLEPHPNLEHLQIYWYEGSTMFPNWIMSLTKLKKLEIIDCKNFNSIPPLGKLPFLESLEIRNADSVKKVGVEFLGIEFKDKNTRD; this is encoded by the coding sequence atgtgggtttgtgtttctgaACCTTTCAATGATGTTAGGGTTGCCAAAGCAATCATTCAAGAAGTTGGAGGTCTTTCCCCCGACAACAATACTGAATTGGAAACTCTACTAAAAAGTATTTGTAATTTGATCAAGGGAAAGAAGTTCTTTCTTGTCTTAGATGATGTATGGACTGAAGACTACATAATTTGGGAGCCATTTAAACTAGCACTCCAATATGGTGCCCAAGGTAGTAGAATTCTAGTGACTACACGTAAAGAAAGAGTTGCAGAAATAATGGGGAGTGCCTACAGGATCAATTTGGAGGCACTGTCTGATGAAGATTGCTGGCTGATATTCAATAAAATTGCATTTTTGGAGAAGAGTCTACAGCAATGTAAGCAACTAGAAGACCTTGGCAGAGAACTAGCAAAGAAATGCAAAGGCTTGCCACTTGCTGCAAGGACTTTAGGGAGTCTTATGCGCTtcaagaaaagtaaagaacaaTGGAAAAATGTTTTAGATAGTAGTTTGTGGAAATTAGAAGATGTTGAAAAAGGACTTTTTGCACCTTTGTTATTGAGTTATTATGAATTACCCTTCACAATGAAACGATGTTTCTCATATTGTGCCATCTTTCCTAAAGATTATGTGATTTATACAAATGATCTGGTCAAACTGTGGACGGCACAAGGATATCTCGACTTAGAAGAAAATATGGACATGGAATtggaaattataggagaagagtACTTTGAAAACTTGGCCATGCGTTCTTTCTTCcaagattttgaaaaagatgAGCGTAATGATATGATAAGAAGTTGCAAAATGCATGATATAGTGCATGTCTTTGCTCAATTAATAATGAAAAATGAATGCTTTTCAATTGAAGTCAATGGTGATAAAGAGTTTGGGATAGACTCTTTCCACAAAAGTACTCGCCATTTGTCAATAACACCTAGAGGAGAAACACAATTTCCTGTGGCAGTGTACACGGCAAAAAATTTACGCACTCTCTTACCTTTGAAGACTTCATTCTCAAACATTAACCATGTCCTGCCTGATTTACTACAACATTTGACATGTTTACGTGCATTAAATCTGAGTTGTAGTTCTATTGAGAAACTTCCGGATGGGGTGGAAAAATTAATACATTTAAGATTCATTGACATATCTTATAACAGTAAATTGAAGGTATTGCCTGAATCAATATATAATTTGTGTAATTTACAAACTTTGAATGTTAGTAGATGTCATGGCATTGAGAAACTGCCTCAAGGGATGAGTAAACTAATTAAGTTAAGACATCTTGTTCTTCATGGGATTAATTTTACCAAGCCATTTCCAACGGGTATTGGGAAATTGAGTTCTCTTAGAACATTGGAGCAATTCGTTGTAAGTGGTAGGGGTGATATTGGAGGATGTAAACTAGAAGAATTGAAACTTTTGAACTACCTTCAAGGAGCTCTTGTGATAAAAGGGTTGGGAAATGTGATAGATGTGGTTGAGGCTGAGAATGCACATCTCAAAGAGAAAATACACCTTTGTCGTGTGCGTTTAAATTTTGATGGGACCAGTGAAGAGAGTAGAAGAATGGAGAATAATGTACTAATTCTCAATGTCTTAGAGCCACATCCAAACTTGGAGCATTTACAAATCTATTGGTATGAAGGCAGCACAATGTTTCCCAATTGGATTATGTCCTTAACCAAACTGAAAAAGCTTGAAATCATAGATtgcaaaaatttcaattctatacCTCCTTTGGGGAAGCTTCCATTCCTTGAATCATTAGAAATACGAAATGCAGATAGTGTGAAAAAGGTGGGAGTTGAATTTTTGGGAATAgaatttaaagacaaaaatacaAGGGATTAA
- the LOC115990324 gene encoding uncharacterized protein LOC115990324, producing the protein MKPRTLSREEEAELARSNKKVKDSHHAKFNEGPSDGYPPQNNSNHWNQSNVSFRDKLVGEIPGAFAHAFDFTDHMDAESDSENEDEDINELRAGLVAIKLSKDTKKRLRERWCKAVIVKLVGRSVSFFYMQSKLNHIWKPEGRMDVVDLSHGFFLVRFFSKEDLNSVLRRGPWFLGDHFLSIRPWERFFKPSTANISLVAVWICLYKLPIELYETEILREIGESIGKVLRIDTHTAMEARGKYARMCIQIDINKPLIDTILIGCFEQAVNYEGI; encoded by the coding sequence ATGAAGCCTCGTACGCTCTCCAGGGAAGAAGAAGCAGAGTTAGCCAGGAGTAACAAGAAGGTGAAAGACAGCCATCATGCCAAGTTTAATGAGGGTCCCAGCGACGGCTATCCTCCGCAAAACAACTCCAACCATTGGAACCAGTCTAATGTGTCTTTCAGGGACAAGCTCGTGGGTGAAATCCCTGGAGCGTTTGCCCATGCTTTTGACTTCACGGACCACATGGACGCTGAAAGTGACTCAGAAAATGAAGACGAGGATATCAATGAACTCCGCGCAGGTCTGGTAGCCATCAAGCTATCGAAAGACACCAAGAAGCGCTTACGAGAGCGCTGGTGTAAAGCAGTCATTGTTAAGCTGGTAGGGCGTTCGGTCAGTTTCTTCTACATGCAGAGTAAATTAAATCATATCTGGAAACCTGAGGGTAGAATGGACGTCGTGGATCTCAGCCACGGTTTTTTCCTGGTCCGTTTCTTCTCCAAGGAAGATTTAAACTCTGTTCTAAGACGAGGACCTTGGTTTTTGGGGGATCATTTCCTCTCCATTAGGCCATGGGAACGGTTCTTCAAGCCTTCCACAGCGAACATTTCTCTGGTTGCCGTGTGGATTTGCCTCTACAAGCTGCCCATTGAACTTTATGAGACAGAAATTCTGAGAGAGATCGGCGAATCCATTGGGAAGGTTCTTAGGATAGATACGCATACTGCCATGGAAGCTAGGGGTAAGTATGCGAGGATGTGTATTCAGATTGATATCAACAAGCCCTTGATCGATACCATTCTCATCGGGTGTTTCGAACAGGCCGTGAACTATGAAGGAATTTAG
- the LOC115990325 gene encoding uncharacterized protein LOC115990325 encodes MKIIIWNSRGALKPNFRSHIHDLVQIHDPAIMVIMEMKLGGVRAKEITDTLPFDGAIHTETIGYTGGLWLLWNSNRVEVGALANTEQEIHVEVKVRPSNLTWIFSAIYANPRSEERHILWDNLSKVAELHNKPWVMAGDFNEPLIEEDKYGGRGVHVNRSLAFKDCLDSCNMVDMGFSGSRYGVLGAEIHVVKQKRT; translated from the coding sequence ATGAAGATCATCATTTGGAATAGCAGGGGCGCTCTAAAGCCCAATTTTCGGAGTCATATACATGATCTGGTTCAAATCCATGATCCTGCCATTATGGTAATCATGGAGATGAAGCTTGGTGGTGTTAGAGCCAAAGAGATTACAGACACGCTCCCGTTTGATGGGGCTATTCACACTGAAACGATAGGGTACACTGGAGGACTTTGGCTTTTGTGGAATTCAAACAGAGTGGAAGTGGGAGCATTAGCCAACACAGAGCAGGAAATTCATGTCGAAGTTAAGGTACGCCCTTCTAATCTTACCTGGATTTTTTCCGCAATTTATGCTAATCCTAGGAGTGAGGAAAGGCACATATTATGGGATAATCTGTCTAAGGTGGCTGAACTTCATAATAAACCCTGGGTTATGGCTGGTGATTTCAATGAACCTTTAATTGAGGAGGATAAGTATGGGGGCAGAGGAGTTCATGTTAATCGCTCTTTAGCTTTTAAGGACTGTCTTGATTCTTGTAACATGGTTGATATGGGGTTCTCGGGGTCGAGATATGGGGTTCTCGGGGCCGAGATACACGTGGTCAAACAAAAGAGAACTTAA
- the LOC115990326 gene encoding uncharacterized protein LOC115990326: MTRRVLVDNGSSADILHYSAFQKMRLGQDQLRPMNSPLVGFGGMKVQPTSTGTFPVVVGAYPQQITKEVNFLVLDCSSSYNAIIGRTTLNSWKVVTSTYHLSVKFSIEYGVGQAQGGQLAIRECYLAMLAMDEQVQTMSIEERRVVAEPTEVLEDISLDENNLEKFTRIGTSMKEKTKQDLVQFLRKSIQLNVYPSSKPVHQKKMVFAPERDNIVKEEVQKLTITQFIREVYYSDWLANVMMVKKANGKWRMCVDFIDLNKACPKDSYPLYALISW; this comes from the coding sequence ATGACCAGAAGGGTGTTAGTGGACAATGGTAGTTCGGCAGACATCCTGCACTACTCGGCTTTCCAGAAAATGAGGCTTGGACAAGACCAACTTCGTCCAATGAACTCACCCTTAGTGGGATTTGGAGGTATGAAGGTACAACCCACGAGTACTGGTACGTTTCCTGTGGTGGTAGGAGCATATCCTCAACAGATAACCAAAGAAGTGAACTTTCTTGTGTTGGACTGTTCATCATCatacaatgccatcattggGAGAACAACTTTGAACAGTTGGAAGGTAGTAACGTCTACCTACCACCTGTCAGTCAAGTTCTCTATAGAGTACGGGGTAGGGCAAGCGCAAGGAGGCCAGTTAGCAATAAGAGAATGTTATTTAGCCATGTTGGCTATGGACGAGCAAGTTCAGACAATGAGCATTGAGGAGAGAAGAGTTGTTGCAGAGCCTACTGAAGTGCTGGAAGACATTTCTTTGGACGAGAATAACCTTGAGAAGTTTACTAGAATTGGAACAAGTATGAAGGAAAAGACGAAGCAAGACCTCGTCCAATTCTTAAGGAAGAGTATTCAATTGAATGTGTACCCATCTTCCAAGCCTGTTCATCAGAAGAAAATGGTCTTTGCTCCTGAGCGAGACAATATTGTTAAGGAAGAGGTCCAGAAGTTAACCATAACGCAATTTATTCGGGAAGTCTATTACTCGGATTGGTTAGCTAATGTGAtgatggtcaagaaggcaaatggcaagtggagaatgtgtgtagatttcATTGATTTGAATAAAGCTTGCCCTAAGGATAGTTATCCTTTGTACGCATTGATTAGTTGGTGA
- the LOC115990327 gene encoding NAC domain-containing protein 91-like, which yields MKMKVGFRFDPRDENLINFLKNEVKGHQQRHLNHFVVKDCEVYGEIPPWEIYDSHTHYHLHTCGRKLFVFANLKTTGNRVCRAASCGTWLAKGKPRRILDFQGNLIGIDRMLNFKAKDHDSGKFNKTNWIMHEFSLANQESPRTNTVLCVIYRQNKGSDYEEANGRVSTAAAEEVSIFNTTAVMSLEQEEAQAQQRRKRLCLEPNAGPDADVYSHEELAARLDNTCPDEALSQIFSDLPPLVELCSQSESDPVAYADLMKRLLH from the coding sequence ATGAAGATGAAGGTGGGTTTTCGATTTGATCCGAGGGATGAGAATTTGATAAACTTCTTGAAGAACGAGGTAAAGGGTCATCAACAGCGGCACCTAAATCATTTTGTTGTCAAGGATTGTGAGGTGTATGGCGAAATTCCTCCATGGGAAATATATGATTCTCATACACACTACCATTTACACACCTGCGGCCGAAAACTCTTCGTGTTCGCCAACCTCAAAACAACCGGCAATCGTGTGTGCAGGGCTGCCTCTTGTGGAACCTGGCTTGCAAAAGGCAAGCCCAGAAGAATCCTTGATTTTCAGGGAAATCTTATTGGGATCGACAGGATGCTCAATTTTAAGGCCAAGGATCATGATTCGGGCAAATTCAATAAGACTAATTGGATAATGCACGAGTTCTCCCTTGCAAATCAAGAATCTCCTAGAACCAACACAGTCCTCTGTGTCATCTATAGACAAAATAAAGGGTCAGATTATGAGGAGGCCAATGGAAGAGTTTCTACTGCTGCTGCTGAAGAGGTCTCAATTTTCAATACAACTGCTGTGATGTCACTTGAACAGGAAGAAGCCCAAGCCCAACAACGCAGAAAAAGACTCTGCCTTGAGCCTAATGCTGGCCCTGATGCAGATGTTTATTCGCATGAAGAACTTGCTGCAAGGTTGGATAACACATGCCCGGATGAAGCATTGAGCCAAATATTTTCTGATTTACCACCCTTGGTTGAACTATGCAGTCAATCCGAATCTGACCCTGTTGCTTATGCTGATCTGATGAAGAGATTGCTGCATTAA